A window of Bufo gargarizans isolate SCDJY-AF-19 chromosome 9, ASM1485885v1, whole genome shotgun sequence contains these coding sequences:
- the ST6GALNAC6 gene encoding alpha-N-acetylgalactosaminide alpha-2,6-sialyltransferase 6 isoform X1, with product MPNTSGRTAALLLIFALVTFLIILSSNNYEEPFNYKDLKIKHHNPSNIRKWELQDSYIPVSGNKTLHNKCGSCVLVTSSSHLLNTGLGPTIDQSECVIRMNDAPTTGYEKDVGNKTTFRVVAHSSVYRVLRRPQEFLSRAPGQTLIFWGPPIKMQKNSKANLYHIIQRASSAFPNMTALVVSPQNMARFDELFQAETGRDRKKSHSWLSTGWFTMVIAVELCNKVHVYGMVPPNYCSKQQHKMPYHYYEPKGPDECTTYIQNERGRRGNHHRFITEKLVFARWAPVYNISFSHPEWFKDPDN from the exons GGTCGAACGGCTGCCCTCCTACTGATCTTCGCCCTGGTGACCTTCCTCATAATTTTGAGTTCAAATAACTATGAGGAACCGTTCAACTACAAGGATCTGAAAATCAAACATCACAATCCGTCGAATATTAGAAAATGGGAGCTTCAAGATAGCTACATCCCTGTGTCTGGAAACAAG ACCCTTCACAACAAGTGCGGTAGTTGTGTCCTGGTCACCAGCTCAAGCCATCTGCTTAATACTGGCCTAGGCCCCACGATTGATCAGTCAGAGTGCGTCATCCGCATGAACGATGCCCCCACCACGGGCTACGAAAAAGACGTGGGCAACAAGACGACCTTTAGAGTGGTCGCACACTCCAGCGTGTACCGGGTACTGCGGCGACCTCAAGAATTCTTGAGCCGTGCTCCAGGTCAGACCCTCATATTCTGGGGGCCTCCCATTAAGATGCAGAAGAACAGCAAAGCTAACCTGTACCATATCATCCAGCGAGCCAGCTCCGCATTCCCCAACATGACCGCTTTAGTTGTGTCTCCTCAGAACATGGCGCGATTCGATGAGCTTTTTCAGGCAGAAACAGGAAGagacag GAAGAAGTCCCATTCGTGGCTGAGCACAGGTTGGTTTACCATGGTCATTGCAGTGGAGCTGTGTAACAAAGTCCACGTGTACGGCATGGTGCCCCCCAACTACTGCAG TAAACAGCAGCACAAGATGCCATATCACTACTACGAGCCAAAGGGTCCAGATGAGTGCACCACCTACATTCAGAATGAACGCGGGCGAAGAGGCAATCACCACCGCTTCATCACGGAGAAACTGGtttttgcccgctgggcacctgTATATAACATCTCCTTCTCCCACCCTGAGTGGTTCAAAGATCCAGACAACTAA
- the ST6GALNAC6 gene encoding alpha-N-acetylgalactosaminide alpha-2,6-sialyltransferase 6 isoform X2: MAPGRTAALLLIFALVTFLIILSSNNYEEPFNYKDLKIKHHNPSNIRKWELQDSYIPVSGNKTLHNKCGSCVLVTSSSHLLNTGLGPTIDQSECVIRMNDAPTTGYEKDVGNKTTFRVVAHSSVYRVLRRPQEFLSRAPGQTLIFWGPPIKMQKNSKANLYHIIQRASSAFPNMTALVVSPQNMARFDELFQAETGRDRKKSHSWLSTGWFTMVIAVELCNKVHVYGMVPPNYCSKQQHKMPYHYYEPKGPDECTTYIQNERGRRGNHHRFITEKLVFARWAPVYNISFSHPEWFKDPDN, translated from the exons GGTCGAACGGCTGCCCTCCTACTGATCTTCGCCCTGGTGACCTTCCTCATAATTTTGAGTTCAAATAACTATGAGGAACCGTTCAACTACAAGGATCTGAAAATCAAACATCACAATCCGTCGAATATTAGAAAATGGGAGCTTCAAGATAGCTACATCCCTGTGTCTGGAAACAAG ACCCTTCACAACAAGTGCGGTAGTTGTGTCCTGGTCACCAGCTCAAGCCATCTGCTTAATACTGGCCTAGGCCCCACGATTGATCAGTCAGAGTGCGTCATCCGCATGAACGATGCCCCCACCACGGGCTACGAAAAAGACGTGGGCAACAAGACGACCTTTAGAGTGGTCGCACACTCCAGCGTGTACCGGGTACTGCGGCGACCTCAAGAATTCTTGAGCCGTGCTCCAGGTCAGACCCTCATATTCTGGGGGCCTCCCATTAAGATGCAGAAGAACAGCAAAGCTAACCTGTACCATATCATCCAGCGAGCCAGCTCCGCATTCCCCAACATGACCGCTTTAGTTGTGTCTCCTCAGAACATGGCGCGATTCGATGAGCTTTTTCAGGCAGAAACAGGAAGagacag GAAGAAGTCCCATTCGTGGCTGAGCACAGGTTGGTTTACCATGGTCATTGCAGTGGAGCTGTGTAACAAAGTCCACGTGTACGGCATGGTGCCCCCCAACTACTGCAG TAAACAGCAGCACAAGATGCCATATCACTACTACGAGCCAAAGGGTCCAGATGAGTGCACCACCTACATTCAGAATGAACGCGGGCGAAGAGGCAATCACCACCGCTTCATCACGGAGAAACTGGtttttgcccgctgggcacctgTATATAACATCTCCTTCTCCCACCCTGAGTGGTTCAAAGATCCAGACAACTAA